A stretch of DNA from Microbacterium sp. LWS13-1.2:
CCTCACGGCGGCGGTCACCTTCGTCCTGTCGTGGGCGGTCTGGCGACTGAGCCTCCGGTACAAGCTGTATCCCGGCATCCGCGAGCGCGACGTCCACACGACGCCGACGCCGCGTCTGGGCGGCATCGCGATGTTCCTGGGCGTGCTGGCGGCCTTCGCTGTGTCGTCGCAGCATCCCTACTTCTCCATCGTCTGGGCGCAGCCGCAGCAGATGTACGCGCTGCTCGGCGCGACGGCGCTCATCGTGGTGGTCGGGGTGCTCGACGACCTGTGGGACCTCGACTGGATGATAAAGCTCGGCGCACAGTTCCTCGCCGCCGGCGTGATCGCGTGGTTCGGTCAGCTGCAGATCTACACGCTGCCGCTCGGCGGCATGACCATCTTCTCCAGCTGGGCGAGCTTCACCCTCACGGTGTTCTCCATCGTCGTCGTCATGAACGCCGTCAACTTCATCGACGGGCTCGACGGCCTCGTCGCCGGTGTCTGCCTGATCGCCAACGTGGTCTTCTTCGCGTACTCCTACATGGTCTTCCGCGACATCGGCTCGAGCACGTACTTCACGCTGTCGTCCCTCATCGCCGCGGTGCTCATCGGCGCCTGCATCGGCTTCCTCCCGCTGAACTGGAGTCCTGCGCGACTGTTCATGGGGGATGCCGGCGCTCTCATGCTGGGGCTGCTCATGGCGTGCTCGGCCATCTCGATCACCGGCAACTTCGATCCCGCCATGATCGCCGACAACGACGCATTCGGCCGGTCGCAGCTGCTCGGTGCCTTCATCCCGATCCTCCTGCCCGTCGTCGTGGTGCTGCTGCCGCTCTTGGACTTCGGCCTCGCGGTCGTACGCCGCATGAGCAGGGGCAAGTCGCCGTTCTCGCCGGACCGCAAGCACCTGCACCACCGCATGCTCGACATGGGGCACACCGATCGCGATGCCGTCCTCATCTTCTACGCCTGGACCGCGCTGGTCAGCCTGTCCGTGCTGCTCATGTACATCGGCACGACCCTCGAATGGCCGGGCGACTACCTCTTCGGCGTGCTCTACGGCGTCGTCGGCATCGCGGCCTGCCTCGTCGTGACCTTCCTTCCCTCGCACCGTCGCGCGCCGCGCGCGACGGTGGCGCACACGCCACCCGAACCGCAGCCCGATCCTGCGCCCGCACAGGAGGACGCCCGATGAGCGCCACCCCCATCTCCAGCACCCCGATCTTGCGCACCGTCCTGGTGTGGTCCGGGACGGTGACGGCGATCCTCGCGGTCGTCGGCGCCGTCGTCGGATTCCTCGTGGCGGGCACGGAAGGCCTGTGGAGCGCGCTGCTCGGCGTCCTCGTCGCAGCGGTGTTCCTCGGCATCACGGGCGCCAGCATCCTCATCGCGAATCGCTGGTACGCCAGCGACCTCTACGTGCCCGTCTTCTTCGGCATCGTGATGGGCGGCTGGATCCTGAAGTTCGTGGTGTTCATCGCCATCCTGTTCATCATCCGCGGTCAGCCGTGGATCGAACCCGCCGTGTTCTTCGTCGCGGCGGTCGTGAGCGTGCTGGCATCGCTCGCGGTAGATGTCGTGGTGATGATGCGGATGCGAGTGCCCCACGTGAGCGACGTGCAGCTGCCGACCGACCCCGACGCCGGAGACCGCCGCGACGGGCCGCCCGAGGCGGGGTGACCCCCTGGGCGCGGATTCAGGAACCTTTCAAGTTTGATAGGCTGATCAAGCGCCCGCCGCTCGCTGTGCGAGTACTTGCGGAGTGACGCTCATCGACCATCGTCGCAACGGTTCTCGACCGGTGCCCCGAAGCTGGAGCCAGCGCTGTTTACTCATGCTGCGACCCTGATCGCCCCCATTGCCGCGGACGCTCCGCCGGAGTTCCACGGACCCTCGATCGACGAGTTCTTCCCTGAGATCCTCTTCGAAGCCTTCGGCGTCATCCCGATCCACCGGATCCACCTGATCCAGTTCCTCGCGACGATCGCCGTGGTCGTGATCTTCTGGCTCGGCACGCGCCGCATGAAGGTCGTTCCCGGGCGCTTCCAGAGCCTCGTCGAGATGGGCCTGGACTTCGTCCGCGTCAACATCGGGGAGGACCTGCTCGGCAAGAAGGACGCCCAGCGCTTCCTTCCGATCCTCACGACGATGTTCTTCATGATCCTGTTCATGAACATCACGGGCATCATCCCGTTCCTGAACATCGCCGGAACCAGCATCATCGCCGTGCCGCTGACCCTCGCGATCGTGAGCTACGTCACGTTCATCTACGCCGGCATCAAGAAGAGCCCGAAGAACTTCTTCAAGAACTCGCTCTTCCCGTCGGGCGTGCCGTGGCCGATCTACATCATCGTGACGCCGATCGAGCTCATCTCGACCTTCATCATCCGGCCGGTCACGCTGACGCTGCGACTCCTGATGAACATGATGGTCGGCCACCTGCTGCTGGTCCTGTTCTTCGCCGCGACGCAGTTCTTCATCGTCGACCTCGGCGGCTGGTGGACGACGCTCGGCGCGGGCAGCCTCGCATTCGGCTTCGTCTTCACCCTGTTCGAAATCCTGGTGGCCGTCCTCCAGGCGTACGTCTTCGCCCTTCTCACCGCGGTCTACATCCAGCTCGCGGTCGCCGAAGAGCACTGATACGGGACGGCCGGAAGGCCGCCCACAACCGAAAGGAAACACCCCCGTGGACGCAACTACGGTTCTCGCAGAGGTCTCCGGCTCGATCGCGACCGTCGGATACGGTCTCGCCGCCATCGGCCCGGCCATCGGCGTGGGCATCGTCGTCGGCAAGACGATCGAGGGCGTGGCCCGTCAGCCCGAGCTTGCCGGGCGCCTGCAGGTGCTCATGTGGATCGGTATCGCCTTCACCGAGGCGCTCGCCTTCATCGGCATCGCGACCGGCTTCATCTTCGGCTTCTGATCCCGATAACCAGTCTTAAGGAGACAGGATGCTGAACGCTCTTGTCACGTACGCCGCGGAAGAGGGCGCCGAAGCGCACAACCCTCTGCTCCCCGCCTGGTACGACATCATCTGGTCGTCGGTGTGCTTCATCGTCATCCTCGTCATCTTCTGGAAGGTCGCCCTTCCCCGGATGAAGAAGCTGCTCGACGAGCGCTCAGCGGCGATCGAGGGCAACATCGCCAAGGCCGACGAGGCCCAGCGCAAGGCCGAGGCGGCGCTCGAGGAGTACACCGCTCAGCTCGCCGACGCGCGCAAGGAGGCCGGTGAGATCCGCGACGCCGCCCGCGAGGACGGCAAGAAGATCGTCGCCGAGGCCAAGGAGACCGCTGCGGTGGAAGCCACGCGTCTGACGACGACGGCACACGCCCAGATCGAAGCCGAGCGCCAGACGGCACTCGTGTCGCTGCGCAGCGAGGTGGGCACGCTCGCCCTCGACCTCGCCGGCGGCGTGATCGGCGAGTCGCTCTCCGACGACAAGAAGGCTCAGGCCGTTGTCGACCGCTTCCTCGCCGAGCTCGAAGAGTCCGAAGGGGCGAAGGCGTAATGGGCAGCGCGTCCACTCAGGCCCTGGCGGCGACGACGGCGGCGCTGCGCGCCGCGTCGGGCGTCGACCTCGACGTCGCCGGCGAGCTGTTCGCCGTCGCGCGCGCCGTGGGCGACTCGTCGCAGCTGAGCGGCGCGCTCGCCGACTCCGCCGCGCCGGCCGAGGCCCGCCGTCAGGCCGTCGCCGACGTGTTCGGCAAGACCGTGAAGCCCACGACGGCGTCGCTGCTGACGACCGCCGTCGACCAGCGCTGGTCCTCGTCCGACGATCTCATCGACGGCATCGAGGAGCTCGCGGTGCGGGCAGCGGCGGTCGCCGATGCGAACGCCGACGTCGAGGCCGAGCTGTTCGCCTTCGCGCGCACCGTGGCGGACAACCCCGAGCTCGAGCTCGCGCTGGGTCGCCGCCTGGGAGACTCGGCCGCCAAGGGCACGCTCGTCGAGTCGCTGCTGAAGGGTCGCGCGAGCGCGGGGGCGACGCTGATCGCGGCATCCCTCGTCCGCCAGCCCCGCGAGCGGCGCATTCGTCAGCTGCTGACGCGCGCGACGGACATCGTCGCCGACCAGCGCAACCGGGCCGTCGCGACGGTCGTGGCCGCAGCGCCCCTGAGCGCCGCGCAGAGCGAGCGACTCACCGCGGCGCTGTCCAAGCGGTATGGAACCCCGGTGTCGTTGAACACCATCGTGGACCCGACCGTCGTGGGCGGCGTGCGCGTGCAGATCGCGGACGACGTGATCGACGCGAGCGTGTCGGCGCGACTGGCCGACCTCCGTCAGCGGCTCGCCGGCTGACACAGACTTCCCGCACGGGGCCGAGACAGGAACCGCGCGGAGCTTTCGGGGCCGAGGCCCCATGAACGAAGGAAAACAATGGCAGATCTCTCTATCAGCCCCGACGTCATCCGTGACGCGCTGAAGGACTTCGTCGCCGCTTACGAGCCCACCGGGGCTGCGGCCACCGAGGTCGGCACCGTCGTCGACGCCGCGGACGGCATCGCCCACGTCGAGGGCCTGCCCGGTGTCATGGCGAACGAGCTCGTGACGTTCGGCGACGGCACGAGCGGCCTCGCGCTGAACCTCGACGAGCACGAGATCGGTGTCGTCGTCCTCGGCGAGTTCTCCGGTGTCGAGGCCGGCCAGCAGGTCACCCGCACCGGCGAGGTGCTCTCGGTCGCCGTCGGCGACGGCTACCTCGGCCGTGTCGTCGACCCGCTCGGCAACCCGATCGACGGACTCGGCGAGATCGCCACCGTCGGACGCCGCGCCCTCGAGCTCCAGGCGCCGGGCGTCATGCAGCGCAAGAGCGTGCACGAGCCGCTGCAGACCGGCATCAAGGCCATCGACGCGATGATCCCGGTCGGCCGCGGCCAGCGCCAGCTCATCATCGGCGACCGCCAGACCGGCAAGACCGCCATCGCGATCGACACGATCATCAACCAGAAGTCCAACTGGGAGTCCGGCGATGTCGACAAGCAGGTGCGCTGCATCTACGTCGCAATCGGCCAGAAGGGCTCGACGATCGCGGCCGTGAAGGGCGCACTCGAAGACGCCGGCGCGCTGGAGTACACGACCATCGTCGCGGCTCCCGCCTCCGACCCCGCCGGCTTCAAGTACCTCGCGCCGTACACCGGCTCGGCCATCGGCCAGCACTGGATGTACGAGGGCAAGCACGTCCTGATCATCTTCGACGACCTGTCCAAGCAGGCCGAGGCGTACCGCGCCGTGTCGCTCCTCCTCCGCCGCCCGCCGGGCCGCGAGGCCTACCCCGGCGACGTCTTCTACCTGCACTCGCGTCTGCTCGAGCGCTGCGCGAAGCTGTCCGACGAGCTCGGCGCCGGCTCGATGACGGGGCTGCCGATCATCGAGACCAAGGCGAACGACGTCTCGGCGTACATTCCGACCAACGTGATCTCGATCACCGACGGCCAGATCTTCCTGCAGTCCGACCTGTTCAACGCCAACCAGCGTCCCGCGGTCGACGTGGGCATCTCGGTGTCGCGCGTCGGCGGCGACGCCCAGGTGAAGTCGATCAAGAAGGTCTCCGGCACGCTCAAGCTCGAGCTCGCCCAGTACCGCTCGCTCGAGGCGTTCGCGATGTTCGCCTCCGACCTGGACGCCGCATCCCGTCGCCAGCTCGCCCGCGGTGCGCGCCTGACCGAGCTGCTCAAGCAGCCGCAGTACTCGCCGTACCCGGTCGAGGAGCAGGTCGTCTCGATCTGGGCCGGCACCAACGGCAAGCTCGACTCGATCGAGGTCGAGGACGTGCTGTCGTTCGAGCGCGAGCTGCTGGACTACCTGCGTCGCAACACGACGATCCTCGACACGCTGCGCGACACGAACGTCCTCGACGACGACACCGTCGCAGAGCTCACGAAGCGGACCGACGACTTCATCCTCGAGTTCCAGGCCGGCAAGGGCCAGGCCATCGGCAAGCCGGGCCACGAAGAGGTCGCGGTTGCCGAGGCGGACGACGTGAACCAGGAGAAGATCGTCAAGGGCCGCCGCTAAGGCGGGCCTGGGTCACAACCATGGGCGCACAACTCCGGGTCTACAAGCAGAAGATCAGTTCTGCTCAGACGACCAAGAAGATCACGAAGGCGATGGAACTCATCGCGGCTTCGCGCATCCAGAAGGCGATGGCGCGTGTGCGCGCGTCCTCGCCCTTCGCGCGGGCCGTGACGCGTGCCGTGTCCGCCGTGGCGACGCACTCCAACATCGACCACCCGCTGACCGTCGAACGCGAGACGATCCGCCGCTCCGCGGTCGTGATCTTCACGTCCGACCGGGGCCTGGCCGGCGCGTTCAACTCGCAGATCCTCCGCGAGGGCCTGGAGCTTGCTCAGCTGCTCCGGCAGCAGGGCAAGGAGCCGGTGTTCTACCTGATCGGGCGCAAGGCCGTCGGGTACTTCCAGTTCCGTCGCATGGAGAGCGCGGCCGAGTGGACGGGTGACACCGACACGCCGCACTTCACCACGGCCGAAGAGATCGCCGCCACCCTGCTCGACGCGTACGACCGCGGTGGCGACGAGAGCGGCGTCGACGAGATCCACCTCGTCTACAACCGCTTCGTCAGCATGATGACGCAGTCGCCCGAGACCGTGCGCCTGCTTCCGCTCGAGGTCGTCGAGGCCGAGGAGCAGTCGTCGGCGCAGGTGTACCCGCTCTACGAGTTCGAGCCGGACGCCGAGACCGTGCTCGACGCGCTGCTGCCGGTGTACATCCAGAGCCGCGTCTTCAACGCGCTGCTGCAGTCGTCGGCCGCCAAGCACGCCGCGACGCAGAAGGCGATGAAGTCCGCCAGCGACAACGCCGACAAGCTCATCACCGACTACACGCGCCTGCGCAACAACGCGCGCCAGGCCGAGATCACGCAGCAGATCGCCGAGATCGTCGGCGGCGCTGATGCCCTTTCCTCGGGCAAGTAGCGCGCATCAGACCACACGAAAGAGAAGAAGCCATGAGCCTCACCGCTGACAAGACCGAGACGGCGGTCGTCGGGCGCGTCGCCCGCGTCACCGGCCCCGTCGTCGACATCGAGTTCCCGCACGACTCGATCCCCGACATCTACAACGCGCTGAAGACGACGATCGTGATCGGCGACGAGTCGACCGAGATCACCCTCGAGGTCGCTCAGCACCTGGGCGACGACCTCGTCCGTGCCATCTCGCTGAAGCCGACCGACGGCATGGTCCGCGGCCAGGAGGTGCGCGACACCGGCGGCCCGATCACGGTCCCCGTCGGCGACGTGACCAAGGGCAAGGTGTTCAACGTCACGGGTGACGTGCTGAACGGCGTGCCGGGCGAGACCATCGAGGTCACCGAGCGCTGGGGGATCCACCGCAAGGCGCCCGCATTCGACCAGCTCGAGTCCAAGACCGAGATGTTCGAGACGGGCATCAAGAGCATCGACCTGCTCACCCCCTACGTCCAGGGTGGAAAGATCGGCCTCTTCGGCGGTGCGGGCGTCGGCAAGACGGTCCTCATCCAGGAGATGATCCAGCGCGTCGCGCAGGACCACGGCGGTGTGTCGGTGTTCGCCGGTGTCGGCGAGCGCACCCGTGAGGGCAACGACCTCATCGGCGAGATGGAGGAGGCGGGCGTCTTCGACAAGACCGCGCTCGTCTTCGGCCAGATGGACGAGCCGCCGGGGACGCGTCTGCGCGTCGCCCTGTCGGCCCTGACGATGGCGGAGTACTTCCGCGACGTGCAGAAGCAGGACGTGCTGCTCTTCATCGACAACATCTTCCGCTTTACGCAGGCCGGATCCGAGGTCTCGACGCTGCTCGGCCGCATGCCGTCCGCGGTGGGCTACCAGCCGAACCTCGCCGACGAGATGGGTGTGCTCCAGGAGCGCATCACTTCGACGCGCGGTCACTCGATCACCTCGCTGCAGGCGATCTACGTTCCCGCCGACGACTACACCGACCCGGCGCCGGCCACCACGTTCGCGCACCTCGACGCGACCACCGAGCTCTCGCGCGAGATCGCGTCGAAGGGTCTCTACCCGGCCATCGACCCGCTGACCTCGACGAGCCGCATCCTCGACCCGCGCTACATCGGCGAGGACCACTACCGCGTGGCCACCGCCGTGAAGCAGATCCTCCAGAAGAACAAGGAGCTGCAGGAGATCATCGCGATCCTCGGTGTCGACGAGCTCTCCGAAGAGGACAAGATCGTCGTCTCCCGCGCGCGCCGCATCCAGCAGTTCCTCTCGCAGAACACCTACATGGCGAAGAAGTTCACCGGTGTCGAGGGTTCGACGGTCCCGATCAAGGAGACCATCGAGTCGTTCGACGCCATCGTCAAGGGTGACTTCGACCACGTCGCCGAGCAGGCCTTCTTCAACGTCGGCGGCATCGCCGACGTCGAAGAGCAGTGGGCGCGCATCCAGAAGGAGAACGGCTGACATGCCGCTCAAGGTGAGCCTCGTCTCCGCGGACGCGGAGGTCTGGTCGGGTGAGGCGTCGCTCGTCGTCGCCAAGACCGTCGAGGGCGAGATCGGCTTCATGACCGGTCACGAGCCGGTGCTCGCGATCCTCGCCGAGGGTCAGGTGCGCATCACCGAGACCTCGGGCACCAAGATCGTCGCCAACGCTCAGGACGGCTTCCTGTCGATGGAAGGGGACGACCTCACGATCGTCGCCGGAAACGCTGCGCTGATCTCCTGATGAAGCTCGGTCGTTGAGCGAGGAGCGCAGCGACGAGACGAAACGCCCCGGCCCTCTGCGGAGGCCTGGGGCGTTTCGTCTCGCTTCGCTCGCTCAACGACCGGAAGTGGAACACGCATGCTGATCCTTCTCCCGCCGTCCGAGACGAAGCGGACGGGCGGCAGGCCGGCACCGCTCCACGTGGGCGGGCTGGCGCTGCCCCGGCTGACGCCGCAGCGCGAAGCGGTGATCGATGCGCTCGTGGACCTGTCCGCCGATGCGGACGAGGCCGCCCGCGTGCTCAAGCTGGGCCCCACCCAGCGGGGTGAGATCGCCGTGAACGCGGGACTGCGCGACGCCCCGACGATGGCCGCGATCGACCGCTACACCGGCGTGCTCTACGACGCGCTGGACGCGGCATCCGTCTCCACCGCCGGCCGTCGCTGGCTGGGCGCTCACGTGCTCGTGCATTCCGCGCCGTTCGGCCCGGTGGGCGCGCTCGACGCCATTCCCGCCTATCGGCTCGGCGCCTCGACGTCACTCCCGGGCATCGCGGCGCTGCGGCGTGTGTGGTCTGACCCGGTGACGGCGGCGGTCGAGGAACGGGCGCCGCGCTTCGTGCTCGACCTCCGCTCCGAGGCCTACGTCGCTCTCGGGCCGGTGCCGTCCGCCGCCGCCTCACGCTACGTCCGCGTCGTGAGCGAGGGCGCCGACGGAGCGGTCCGTGCGCTGAACCACTTCAACAAGCACGCGAAGGGCGCGCTCGTGCGCCGGCTCGCCGAGGAGCGCCCGCGCATTTCGTCGGCGGCGGGATTCGTCCGGTGGGCGGATGCCGCCGGCCTGCGCGTGCGCGAGTCCGGCGCGGGCGAGCTCGAGCTCTTCGCCTGAGCCCCGCTACACAGGCGTTCGCACGGCGGCGAACCTGTTGCGGCGGCGCAGCGCGAACCCGAGGCGCTCGTACGCCGCGATCGCGCCGGCGTTGGAGGCCGCGGCGTGGAGCAGTGCGCGGTCGCCGCGCTGCTGGATGTGGAAGGCGACGTCCAGTACCAGGCGGGAGGCGAGACCCTGCCGCCGGTGCTCGGCGTCGACGGCGACGGCGCTGATCTCCGTCCACCCTTCGGGGTGCAGGCGCTCACCCGCCATGGCGATGAGTCGCCCCTCGCGGCGGATGCCGACGTACCGGCCGAGCTCGTACGTGCGCGGCCGGAACGGCCCGGGCTGATTGCGTTCGACGATCGCCAGCATGTCGGCGGCGTCCTCGGCCCCGAGCAGGATCGCCTCGGCGTCGGGGCGGGTCTGCAGCGCGTCGGTCTCGACCAGCTGCACGCCCTCGCCCTGCCCGACCACCTCCCACCCGTCGGGAACCTCGCCGTCGTACCCCGACAGGCCGATCTCGGTGCCGGGACCCACGAGATCGACGAGTGCCGTCCAGACGCCGGGATCGTCCCAGGTGCGCACCGCGACGAACGGTGCGACATCCTCGGGGTAGCGACGGACCAGGTCGTCACCGATCGCGAACGAGGCGTGCGGGCCGGTCAGCGCGTGCCAGGGGGCGTTGTCGAGCACGGTGGCGCCGGCGTGGGGAGCATCGAGGGTCGTCGAGGGCGCGAGTTCAGGCATCCATCCACTCTGCCCCCGCGCTGCGGGAGCTGCAAAACGCAGCCCGTCACCGCGCGCAATGCGCGCGTATGCACCCGGCCGCGTCTCGCGCGGACCGGCAGATCCGCTCGTCAGCGCCGGGTGTGCTCGGCCGTGCGCTCAGTGTTCTCGGCGATCGCGATGAGGGCGACGACGGCCTCGATGACGAACCTCAGCAGGATGATCGCGAGGAAGGTGAGAACCGGCACGACGATGATCGTCGCGACCAGGCCGCTGATGCCGGCGCCGACGTCGAACCACATGATCGAGATGGCGCCGATGAGCCCGCTGACGAAATACACGATGAACCCGATGCCGATCGCGATCAGTCCCACGAAGTAGAACACGCTCGCGAGGCGGCGGGTGATGAAGGTGCGGAACGACAGGTCGAACAGTGCGGCGAAGAAGCCGTTGCCGACCTCGCTGCTTTCGCCCCGGACCGTCGGGACGCCGGTGTCGTCGGGGTCGGCGCCGCGCGCGGCATCTGCCGCCGACTGCGGGGGCAGCGGCGGGGGAGTGGGAGCGGACGGAGTCTGGTCGGTCATAGCGGCCCTTCGGTCGGCAGTTGCTGCTCAGGCTATCCACCGGCGCTCAAGGGGGCCATCCCCCGATATGACCTCAATGCTGACAGGCGGCTGAGAGCGTCGCTAGCATGTGTCCAGCGGAGCAGGGGCTCCGCGGACGCGCCCGACGCGTCCCGAATCGACTCTCTCGGAGGTCGCTGCACCATGACCATGGACTACAACGACGGCAGCGGGGCAGGGGCGCTCATCGCCTGGCTCGTCCTCGCGCCATTCTTCTTCCTGCTCGCGATCGCCGGATACGTCATCGGCTCCTGGTTCCTGATGAAGGTGTTCGACAAGGCGGGTGTGCAGGGGCGCTGGCGCGCGTGGGTGCCGGTGTACAACACCCTGATCTTCGTCAAGCTCGGCGACCTCAACCCGTGGTGGCTGCTGGCGCTGTGGGGCGGCGGGATCGTGCTCGGCTGGGTGCCGGTGCTCGGCTCCCTCATCGGCCTCGCCGCATTCCTCTACACCCTCCTGGCCGCCTGGCGCGTCGGGCTGAAGCTGCAGAAGGAGGCCGTCTGGCTCATCCTCTACTTCTTCCTCGCCATCGTCTGGCTCGGCATCAACGCGTTCGACCGCTCGCGCTGGAACACCGCGATCCCCGCGGCGCCGTGGGCGGGCAACTTCCTCGCCGACAAGACGGTGTGGTCGGGCATCCCGCCGCAGATGCCTGCCGGCGGCTACCCCGCCAACCCGGCCACCGCGCCCGGATACGGCGCCCCTGCCGGCTACCAGCCCCCGGCCGGCTACACCGCGCCGCCTGCGCCGCCCGCCGGGTACAGCGCGCCGCCTGCGCCGCCCGCTGGCTACACGCCGCCGCCCGCTGCTCCCGCCGCACCGGCTGCTCCCGTGCCGCCGCCGGCCGCGCCGCCGGCCGCTGCCGAGCCTCCCGTGGCGCCGGCGTCGGCACCCGAGGCGCCCGCGGCACCTGAGCCGCCGGCGACCGAGCCGCCCGCTCCGGAGGCTCCGAAGCAGTAAGCACTTCCGACGGCCCCTCGTCGCACGGCGAGGGGCTGTCGTGCGCGTGCGGGTGCGGCCGCGCATCCCGTGGACGCGCACTGGAGCGGGAGACGACGACAGCGGCGGAGCAGCATCCGCGAGCGGGGATAACGTGGACGTATGACCTCCACTGTTCCCCTGCGGCGCGTCGGCGCGTCCGGCATGCTCGCCTCCGCTGTCGGCCTCGGCTGCAACAACTTCGGCCGCGAAGGCACGCGCACCGAGACCCTCGAGGGCACGCGCGCGGTGCTGGATGCCGCGATCGACGCGGGTGTGACGTTCCTCGACACGGCCGACATGTACGGCGGCGAGCCGGGTCAGTCCGAGACGCTCATGGGCGAGGCGCTCCGCGGGCGTCGCGATCAGGTGACGCTGGCCACCAAGTTCGGGCACCCCGGCCGCGACATGGGGTATCCGCCGTCGGGCGCCAAGGGCTCGCGGTCGTACGTGCGACGCGCGGTGGAGGCATCCCTCACGCGCCTGCAGACGGACTGGATCGATCTGTACCAGCTGCACGTGCCCGACAACGACACGCCCATCGAAGAGACGCTCGACGCGCTGGCTGACCTGGTGCGCGAGGGGAAGGTGCGCTACATCGGGCACTCGAACTTCTCGGGGTGGCAGATCGCCGAGGCGCACTTCACCGCGCTCATGCGCCACGGCGTGCCGTTCGTCTCGTCGCAGAACCAGTACAGCCTGCTCTCGCGCGACGCCGAGCGGAACGTGCTGCGGGCCGTCGAGCGCTACCGCCTCGGCTTCTTCCCGTACTTTCCGCTGCACAACGGGCTGCTCACCGGCAAGTTCACGCGGGATGCCGCGCCGGCTGACACCCGCATCATCCGGCAGCGGCGGCACATCTACGACGACGCGCCGTGGGACGCTCTCGAGGCCTTCCAGAAGTTCTGCGACGAGCGCGGCATCACCATGCTCGAGGCCACCTTCGGATGGCTGCTGTCGCACCCCGCGCTCTCGAGCGTCATCGCCGGCGCGACGACGCCCGAGCAGGTCCGGGCGAACGCGGCAGCGGCGTCGGCGTGGACGCCGTCGGAGGCCGATCTCGCGACGATCGACGGCCTGTTCCCGCCGCCGGAGACCGCGGCCTGACGGTCTCGCGCACGCCTGGGGGCGAGTTCGCCCACGGCGTACGCCACGGCTTGTCGCTGCAGCGGACCCAGGCGTAGCGTCACTTCTCGTGCGCGGTCCGCGGGAGCGGACGGGTTCCGCGCGCCGAAAGGACCGTCGTGCTCGGGAAGCTCCTGGTTCGGTATCTCAGCCCGGCATGGCCGCTCATCGTGGCCGTCGTCGTGTTCCAGCTCGCGCAGTCGATCGCATCGCTGTGGCTGCCGACGCTCAACGCCGACATCATCGACAACGG
This window harbors:
- the atpD gene encoding F0F1 ATP synthase subunit beta codes for the protein MSLTADKTETAVVGRVARVTGPVVDIEFPHDSIPDIYNALKTTIVIGDESTEITLEVAQHLGDDLVRAISLKPTDGMVRGQEVRDTGGPITVPVGDVTKGKVFNVTGDVLNGVPGETIEVTERWGIHRKAPAFDQLESKTEMFETGIKSIDLLTPYVQGGKIGLFGGAGVGKTVLIQEMIQRVAQDHGGVSVFAGVGERTREGNDLIGEMEEAGVFDKTALVFGQMDEPPGTRLRVALSALTMAEYFRDVQKQDVLLFIDNIFRFTQAGSEVSTLLGRMPSAVGYQPNLADEMGVLQERITSTRGHSITSLQAIYVPADDYTDPAPATTFAHLDATTELSREIASKGLYPAIDPLTSTSRILDPRYIGEDHYRVATAVKQILQKNKELQEIIAILGVDELSEEDKIVVSRARRIQQFLSQNTYMAKKFTGVEGSTVPIKETIESFDAIVKGDFDHVAEQAFFNVGGIADVEEQWARIQKENG
- a CDS encoding F0F1 ATP synthase subunit epsilon, encoding MPLKVSLVSADAEVWSGEASLVVAKTVEGEIGFMTGHEPVLAILAEGQVRITETSGTKIVANAQDGFLSMEGDDLTIVAGNAALIS
- a CDS encoding peroxide stress protein YaaA, coding for MLILLPPSETKRTGGRPAPLHVGGLALPRLTPQREAVIDALVDLSADADEAARVLKLGPTQRGEIAVNAGLRDAPTMAAIDRYTGVLYDALDAASVSTAGRRWLGAHVLVHSAPFGPVGALDAIPAYRLGASTSLPGIAALRRVWSDPVTAAVEERAPRFVLDLRSEAYVALGPVPSAAASRYVRVVSEGADGAVRALNHFNKHAKGALVRRLAEERPRISSAAGFVRWADAAGLRVRESGAGELELFA
- a CDS encoding GNAT family N-acetyltransferase, giving the protein MPELAPSTTLDAPHAGATVLDNAPWHALTGPHASFAIGDDLVRRYPEDVAPFVAVRTWDDPGVWTALVDLVGPGTEIGLSGYDGEVPDGWEVVGQGEGVQLVETDALQTRPDAEAILLGAEDAADMLAIVERNQPGPFRPRTYELGRYVGIRREGRLIAMAGERLHPEGWTEISAVAVDAEHRRQGLASRLVLDVAFHIQQRGDRALLHAAASNAGAIAAYERLGFALRRRNRFAAVRTPV
- a CDS encoding DUF4282 domain-containing protein, with translation MTDQTPSAPTPPPLPPQSAADAARGADPDDTGVPTVRGESSEVGNGFFAALFDLSFRTFITRRLASVFYFVGLIAIGIGFIVYFVSGLIGAISIMWFDVGAGISGLVATIIVVPVLTFLAIILLRFVIEAVVALIAIAENTERTAEHTRR
- a CDS encoding large exoprotein, yielding MTMDYNDGSGAGALIAWLVLAPFFFLLAIAGYVIGSWFLMKVFDKAGVQGRWRAWVPVYNTLIFVKLGDLNPWWLLALWGGGIVLGWVPVLGSLIGLAAFLYTLLAAWRVGLKLQKEAVWLILYFFLAIVWLGINAFDRSRWNTAIPAAPWAGNFLADKTVWSGIPPQMPAGGYPANPATAPGYGAPAGYQPPAGYTAPPAPPAGYSAPPAPPAGYTPPPAAPAAPAAPVPPPAAPPAAAEPPVAPASAPEAPAAPEPPATEPPAPEAPKQ
- a CDS encoding aldo/keto reductase — translated: MTSTVPLRRVGASGMLASAVGLGCNNFGREGTRTETLEGTRAVLDAAIDAGVTFLDTADMYGGEPGQSETLMGEALRGRRDQVTLATKFGHPGRDMGYPPSGAKGSRSYVRRAVEASLTRLQTDWIDLYQLHVPDNDTPIEETLDALADLVREGKVRYIGHSNFSGWQIAEAHFTALMRHGVPFVSSQNQYSLLSRDAERNVLRAVERYRLGFFPYFPLHNGLLTGKFTRDAAPADTRIIRQRRHIYDDAPWDALEAFQKFCDERGITMLEATFGWLLSHPALSSVIAGATTPEQVRANAAAASAWTPSEADLATIDGLFPPPETAA